A genomic segment from Deltaproteobacteria bacterium encodes:
- the gap gene encoding type I glyceraldehyde-3-phosphate dehydrogenase: MAVKIAINGFGRIGRLVFRALCEQGLLGKTFEVVAVGDVVPADNLAYLLKYDSIQGRFDGTVASKKSAADKAEDDVLVVNGHDIAVVSAKTPAELPWAKLGVQLVIESTGLFTEAEKAKGHLTAGAKKVVISAPGKGEDLTVVMGVNDAKYDPAKHHVVSNASCTTNCLAPVVHVLLKEGFGIDEGLMTTVHAYTATQKTVDGPSKKDWKGGRTAAQNIIPSTTGAARAVALVCPEVKGKLTGMAFRVPVPTVSVVDLTVRTSKDTSYKDICAAMKRASETYLKGILGYTDEEVVSSDFIHSNYSSIFDAGAGIELNSRFFKLVSWYDNEWGYSNRCIDLLKVIAAKL, translated from the coding sequence ATGGCAGTAAAGATCGCGATCAATGGTTTCGGCCGCATCGGCCGTCTGGTGTTCCGGGCGCTCTGCGAGCAGGGCTTGCTCGGGAAGACCTTCGAGGTCGTCGCCGTCGGCGACGTCGTCCCGGCCGACAACCTCGCCTATCTGCTGAAGTACGACTCGATCCAGGGCCGCTTCGACGGCACCGTCGCCTCGAAGAAGTCCGCCGCCGACAAGGCGGAAGACGACGTGCTCGTGGTGAACGGCCACGACATCGCCGTCGTGAGCGCGAAGACCCCGGCGGAGCTCCCGTGGGCGAAGCTCGGCGTGCAGCTCGTGATCGAGTCGACGGGCCTCTTCACCGAGGCCGAGAAGGCCAAGGGCCACCTCACCGCGGGCGCGAAGAAGGTCGTTATCTCGGCGCCGGGGAAGGGCGAGGACCTGACCGTCGTGATGGGCGTCAACGACGCGAAATACGACCCGGCCAAACACCACGTCGTCTCGAACGCCTCGTGCACGACGAACTGTCTGGCCCCGGTCGTCCATGTCCTCCTCAAGGAGGGCTTCGGCATCGACGAAGGCCTCATGACGACCGTGCACGCCTACACGGCCACGCAGAAGACGGTCGACGGTCCCTCGAAGAAGGACTGGAAGGGCGGCCGCACGGCGGCGCAGAACATCATCCCGTCGACGACCGGCGCCGCCAGGGCCGTCGCGCTCGTCTGCCCCGAGGTGAAGGGCAAGCTCACCGGCATGGCGTTCCGGGTGCCGGTGCCGACCGTCTCGGTCGTCGATCTCACCGTCCGCACCAGCAAGGACACGTCCTACAAGGACATCTGCGCCGCCATGAAGCGGGCTTCCGAAACCTACCTGAAGGGCATCCTCGGCTACACCGACGAGGAGGTCGTCTCCTCGGATTTCATCCACAGCAACTACTCGTCGATCTTCGACGCGGGTGCCGGCATCGAGCTCAACAGCCGCTTCTTCAAGCTCGTGTCCTGGTACGACAACGAGTGGGGCTACAGTAACCGCTGCATCGACCTCCTGAAGGTGATCGCGGCGAAGCTCTAG
- a CDS encoding wax ester/triacylglycerol synthase family O-acyltransferase, giving the protein MTYSHFERLSALDNSFLGIEDGVSHMHIGSVAIFEKGPFGTLAGGVDIEAIRTLMESELHRVPRYRQRLRRTPVFDQPVWVDDPHFNLSYHVRHTHLPLPGDDRQLKRLAARLMSQELDRGRPLWEMWVVEGLPDDRFAIVTKVHHCMIDGVGSVQLTGALMRPTPDRPAAIDPPPRWIPRPEPSPLELVAAELVHRVVTPAKALAAAALATVRPASALGGARDMATALGASLGAGFRPASPTPLNVPIGPHRRFDWTIADMGALKAVRARHGGTVNDIVLTVLAGALRTFLHRRGLDPSSLDFRVMVPVNVRDAKSRDEVGNRVAMIVVRLPLEERDPVERLRLTVAETMRVKRSKQAAGTQLIESFSDATFPTLMVQFANLTALARPFNVVVTNVPGPPVPVYMHGARMLAAHPLVPLFANQALGIALFSYAGKLHWGFNADWDALPDLHDLVESVERELAVLTARAPAEQADPRVAHI; this is encoded by the coding sequence ATGACGTACTCGCACTTCGAGCGCCTGTCCGCCCTCGACAACAGCTTTCTCGGCATCGAGGACGGCGTAAGCCACATGCACATCGGCTCGGTCGCGATCTTCGAGAAGGGGCCGTTCGGGACGCTCGCCGGCGGGGTCGACATCGAGGCGATCCGGACCCTCATGGAGTCCGAGCTCCACCGGGTTCCGCGCTACCGCCAGCGCTTGCGGCGGACGCCGGTCTTCGACCAGCCGGTATGGGTCGACGATCCGCACTTCAACCTGAGCTACCACGTCCGGCACACGCACCTGCCGCTCCCGGGCGACGACCGGCAGCTCAAGCGCCTCGCGGCGCGCTTGATGTCGCAGGAGCTCGATCGCGGCAGGCCGCTCTGGGAGATGTGGGTCGTCGAGGGGCTGCCCGACGACCGGTTCGCGATCGTCACGAAGGTGCACCACTGCATGATCGACGGCGTCGGCAGCGTACAGCTGACCGGTGCGCTCATGCGCCCGACGCCCGATCGCCCGGCCGCCATCGACCCGCCGCCGCGCTGGATTCCGCGTCCCGAGCCGTCTCCGCTCGAGCTCGTCGCGGCGGAGCTGGTGCATCGCGTCGTGACGCCGGCGAAGGCCCTCGCGGCGGCGGCACTCGCGACCGTGCGGCCGGCGAGCGCGCTCGGCGGCGCACGCGACATGGCGACGGCGCTCGGCGCCTCGCTCGGCGCCGGGTTCCGCCCGGCGTCGCCGACGCCGTTGAACGTGCCGATCGGGCCGCATCGCCGCTTCGACTGGACCATCGCGGACATGGGCGCGTTGAAGGCCGTCCGCGCGCGGCACGGCGGAACGGTGAACGACATCGTGCTCACGGTGCTCGCGGGCGCGCTCCGCACCTTCCTCCACCGCCGCGGGCTCGACCCGAGCTCCCTCGACTTCCGCGTCATGGTGCCGGTGAACGTGCGCGACGCGAAGAGCCGCGACGAGGTCGGGAACCGTGTCGCGATGATCGTCGTGCGGCTCCCGCTCGAAGAGCGCGACCCGGTGGAGCGCCTGCGCCTCACGGTCGCCGAGACGATGCGCGTGAAGCGCTCGAAGCAGGCCGCCGGCACCCAGCTCATCGAATCGTTCAGCGACGCCACGTTCCCGACGCTGATGGTGCAGTTCGCGAACCTGACGGCTCTCGCCCGCCCATTCAACGTCGTCGTGACCAACGTCCCGGGCCCCCCGGTTCCCGTCTACATGCACGGCGCGCGCATGCTCGCCGCCCATCCCCTGGTGCCGCTCTTCGCGAACCAGGCCCTCGGCATCGCCCTCTTCAGCTACGCGGGGAAGCTCCATTGGGGCTTCAACGCCGACTGGGATGCGCTGCCGGACCTGCACGATCTGGTCGAGTCCGTGGAGCGCGAGCTCGCGGTGCTCACGGCGCGGGCGCCCGCCGAGCAAGCGGACCCCAGAGTGGCCCACATTTGA
- the tgt gene encoding tRNA guanosine(34) transglycosylase Tgt — MTSRLHFRIEATAADSRARACRLRTLHGEVETPLFMPVGTQATVKGLTVEELEAAGSHVLLANAYHLLLRPGLDVFRRFGGVHRFMNWRRSVLTDSGGYQVFSLPNDRVITEDGAVFRSYVDGTRVVLSPERSIEAQLAIGSDIMMAMDVCVPSTSDHDTAAAAMHRTHRWAARSLAARGEAPQALFGIVQGACFEDLRRASAEHLTRLPFDGFAIGGLAVGEGKADRERFTAFAAALLPRDLPRYLMGVGTPLDLLEAVERGVDMFDCTIPSVLARQGVAFTSTGRLNLYRGVYKLAEESVDAACECPTCADYSRAYVHHLVKTSEALGWQLLAKHNIRFYHDLMRRMRAHVVADTFAAWRDEQRFVLARADEDNPPVPTPRRRRGRNERDLERFAVHESPAGHASILHRASGELMHGGIDPAVEAHGLYVEQARLAARIQERTATPLVVWDVGMGAAHNAMAALRAFESAHPAVGRPLHLVSFEHDVASLRLALRHAVRFPHLHHPAPNHVLRFGEWRAEDAAMLWTLLEGDFRERLGSAPTPDVIFWDPFSVKTDGPMWTLECFAQVFTECAEHDTELFTYSASTVVRSAMLGAGFVVGRGVPTGRRPETTLALTPAAARRAEARGRTLLGPEWLDQWRRSDARFPPDVPDAARAALAGRIEGAAQFRPPDGAAGVSQASEAGPARESQG, encoded by the coding sequence ATGACGTCACGCCTGCACTTCCGGATCGAGGCGACCGCCGCCGATTCGCGCGCGCGCGCGTGCCGTTTGCGGACCCTGCACGGCGAAGTCGAAACGCCGCTCTTCATGCCCGTCGGTACGCAGGCGACCGTGAAGGGGCTCACGGTGGAGGAGCTCGAGGCCGCGGGCTCACACGTGCTCCTCGCCAACGCCTACCACTTGCTGCTGCGGCCCGGACTCGACGTATTCCGCCGCTTCGGCGGCGTCCACCGCTTCATGAACTGGCGCCGCTCGGTGCTCACCGACTCGGGCGGTTATCAGGTCTTCTCGCTCCCGAACGATCGCGTGATCACGGAGGACGGCGCCGTGTTCCGCAGCTACGTCGACGGCACGCGCGTCGTCTTGAGCCCCGAGCGCAGCATCGAGGCGCAGCTCGCGATCGGCAGCGACATCATGATGGCGATGGACGTGTGCGTGCCCTCGACGTCCGATCACGACACCGCGGCGGCCGCCATGCATCGCACCCATCGCTGGGCGGCGCGGAGCCTCGCGGCGCGCGGCGAGGCTCCGCAGGCGCTCTTCGGCATCGTTCAGGGCGCGTGCTTCGAGGACCTCCGCCGCGCGAGCGCGGAGCATCTCACCCGCCTCCCGTTCGACGGCTTCGCGATCGGCGGCCTCGCGGTCGGCGAAGGCAAGGCGGATCGCGAACGATTCACGGCGTTCGCGGCGGCGCTGCTGCCGCGCGACCTGCCGCGCTACCTCATGGGGGTCGGCACCCCGCTCGACCTGCTCGAGGCCGTGGAGCGCGGCGTCGACATGTTCGACTGCACGATCCCCTCGGTGCTCGCCCGACAGGGCGTGGCCTTCACCTCCACGGGGCGACTGAACCTCTATCGCGGCGTCTACAAGCTCGCCGAGGAGTCCGTCGACGCCGCATGCGAGTGCCCGACCTGCGCCGACTACTCGCGCGCCTACGTGCACCATCTCGTCAAGACGAGCGAGGCCCTCGGATGGCAGCTCCTCGCCAAGCACAACATCCGCTTCTATCACGACCTCATGCGGCGCATGCGCGCGCACGTCGTCGCCGACACCTTCGCCGCATGGCGCGACGAGCAGCGCTTCGTGCTGGCGCGCGCCGACGAGGACAATCCGCCGGTGCCGACGCCGCGCCGGCGCCGCGGCCGCAACGAGCGCGACCTCGAACGCTTCGCCGTCCACGAGTCGCCCGCGGGCCACGCGAGCATTCTCCATCGCGCGTCGGGCGAGCTCATGCACGGCGGCATCGATCCGGCCGTCGAGGCGCACGGGCTCTACGTCGAGCAGGCGCGCCTCGCCGCGCGCATCCAGGAGCGGACCGCGACGCCGCTCGTCGTCTGGGACGTCGGCATGGGCGCCGCGCACAACGCGATGGCGGCGCTCCGCGCCTTCGAGAGCGCGCATCCCGCCGTCGGCCGTCCGCTCCATCTGGTGAGCTTCGAGCACGACGTCGCGTCGCTCCGCCTGGCGCTCCGGCACGCGGTGCGGTTCCCGCACCTCCACCATCCCGCGCCGAACCACGTGCTGCGCTTCGGCGAATGGCGCGCGGAGGACGCGGCGATGCTCTGGACGCTCCTCGAAGGCGACTTCCGCGAGCGCCTCGGGTCGGCACCGACGCCGGACGTGATCTTCTGGGACCCCTTCTCCGTGAAGACCGACGGGCCGATGTGGACGCTCGAATGCTTCGCGCAGGTGTTCACCGAGTGCGCCGAGCACGACACCGAGCTCTTCACCTACTCGGCCTCGACGGTCGTGCGGAGCGCCATGCTCGGGGCCGGCTTCGTCGTCGGACGGGGCGTGCCGACCGGACGGCGCCCGGAAACGACCCTCGCGCTGACGCCCGCGGCCGCCCGCCGCGCGGAGGCCCGGGGACGGACGCTCCTCGGACCCGAATGGCTCGACCAGTGGCGCCGGAGCGATGCCAGGTTCCCGCCCGACGTCCCGGACGCCGCGCGCGCCGCGCTCGCCGGGCGCATCGAGGGGGCGGCGCAGTTCCGCCCCCCGGACGGCGCGGCGGGCGTTTCGCAGGCCTCGGAGGCCGGCCCCGCGCGGGAGTCGCAGGGCTGA
- a CDS encoding nuclear transport factor 2 family protein, with protein MSAADLADLEAIRDLARRYAHYVWQNQVEMLAGLFAEDGEMDPGTRPPIRGRAALDAGFREMLRSGSTFLPFVQQHVVDLAGDAASGTCYVDLRAEVDGTSMIGAGWYDDRYVRTPAGWRFRTRKITLRFFVPLAAGWAKETP; from the coding sequence ATGAGCGCCGCCGATCTCGCCGACCTCGAGGCGATCCGCGACCTCGCGCGCCGCTACGCCCACTACGTCTGGCAGAACCAGGTCGAGATGCTCGCCGGCCTCTTCGCGGAGGACGGCGAGATGGACCCGGGCACGCGCCCGCCGATCCGCGGCCGCGCCGCGCTCGACGCGGGCTTCCGGGAGATGCTGCGGAGCGGATCGACGTTTCTGCCGTTCGTGCAGCAGCACGTCGTCGACCTCGCGGGGGACGCCGCGAGCGGCACCTGCTACGTCGACCTCCGGGCCGAGGTCGACGGCACGAGCATGATCGGCGCCGGCTGGTACGACGACCGCTACGTCCGCACGCCGGCGGGCTGGCGGTTCCGGACGCGCAAGATCACGCTGCGCTTCTTCGTGCCGCTCGCCGCTGGCTGGGCGAAGGAAACCCCCTAA
- the efp gene encoding elongation factor P codes for MISTSDFKRHLRIQIDGEPYVILDVHVQSPSARGASSLSKIKVRNLKTGQVFDKTFRGGDKVAEPNVELRPIQFLYRDDDGFHFMDTQSYEQFALTTDDLGDLGGYLKDGMSSIRSVLFNDKVISIEIPNTVVLEVVDTAPAVKGATAQAQTKPATLETGIVIQVPSYLEAGEMVQVDTREARFIARAK; via the coding sequence ATGATCTCCACCAGCGATTTCAAGCGGCACCTCCGCATCCAGATCGACGGCGAGCCGTACGTGATCCTCGACGTCCACGTGCAGTCGCCCTCGGCGCGCGGCGCGAGCTCGCTCTCGAAGATCAAGGTGCGGAACCTCAAGACCGGGCAGGTCTTCGACAAGACCTTCCGCGGCGGTGACAAGGTCGCGGAGCCGAACGTCGAGCTCCGGCCGATCCAGTTCCTCTACCGCGACGACGATGGCTTCCACTTCATGGACACCCAGTCGTACGAACAGTTCGCGCTCACGACGGACGACCTCGGGGACCTCGGCGGCTATCTGAAGGACGGCATGAGTAGCATCCGGTCGGTGCTGTTCAACGACAAGGTGATCTCGATCGAGATCCCGAACACGGTCGTGCTCGAGGTCGTCGATACCGCGCCGGCGGTGAAGGGCGCGACGGCTCAGGCGCAAACGAAACCGGCGACGCTCGAGACCGGGATCGTGATCCAGGTGCCGTCGTATCTCGAGGCGGGGGAGATGGTGCAGGTCGATACGCGCGAGGCGCGCTTCATCGCGCGCGCGAAGTAG
- a CDS encoding N-acetyltransferase: MTIASARVRAEAPADADAVREVVTRAFGRTDEARLVDALRAAGKATIALVGERGGRVAGYVAFSPVTLDGAPLGLGLAPLAVAPEAQRAGIGAALVRAGLDACRTARVDVVVVLGSPVYYGRFGFVAAEGRDLRSEYDVPPGVFQALELRPGTLGGRAGVVRYAEEFAGF; the protein is encoded by the coding sequence ATGACGATCGCGTCAGCGCGCGTGCGGGCCGAGGCGCCCGCCGACGCCGACGCCGTGCGCGAGGTCGTGACCCGCGCTTTCGGGCGTACGGACGAAGCGCGTCTCGTCGACGCGCTCCGCGCCGCCGGCAAGGCGACGATCGCGCTCGTCGGTGAGCGCGGAGGTCGAGTGGCCGGGTACGTGGCCTTCAGCCCGGTGACGCTCGACGGCGCGCCGCTCGGTCTCGGGCTCGCGCCGCTCGCGGTTGCGCCGGAGGCGCAGCGGGCGGGCATCGGCGCCGCGCTCGTACGCGCCGGTCTCGACGCCTGCCGCACCGCCCGCGTGGACGTGGTCGTCGTGCTCGGGAGCCCCGTGTACTACGGCCGCTTCGGCTTCGTCGCCGCCGAGGGCCGCGATCTCCGCTCCGAGTACGACGTCCCGCCCGGCGTGTTCCAGGCGCTCGAGCTCCGGCCGGGAACGCTCGGGGGGCGCGCCGGGGTCGTCCGCTACGCCGAGGAGTTCGCCGGCTTCTGA
- a CDS encoding alpha/beta fold hydrolase — translation MEESVRITVGDVTLDGRLAVPSDAAGGVVVCHPHPQFGGSMENDLVRALTRALGAAGFATLRFDFRGVGSSGGAYDDGRGEVDDVRAAAVLLRGRLDGGRVSLAGYSFGSVMALRAGAAEPDGTSAVVAVAPPVRMIGLDFLAGCAVPLAFVTGDRDQFCPLAALESARERFAPASTLALVPGADHFFGAQLDALAARVVDLVRTTSA, via the coding sequence ATGGAGGAGAGCGTTCGCATCACGGTGGGTGACGTCACGCTCGACGGACGCCTCGCCGTGCCGTCCGACGCGGCAGGCGGCGTGGTGGTCTGTCATCCCCACCCGCAGTTCGGCGGCAGCATGGAGAACGACCTCGTGCGCGCGCTCACGCGCGCGCTCGGGGCCGCAGGGTTCGCGACGCTGCGCTTCGACTTTCGCGGCGTCGGGTCGAGCGGCGGCGCCTACGACGACGGCCGCGGCGAGGTCGACGACGTGCGCGCGGCGGCGGTGCTGCTGCGGGGGCGTCTCGACGGAGGGCGCGTGTCGCTCGCCGGCTACTCCTTCGGCTCGGTGATGGCGCTCCGCGCCGGCGCCGCCGAGCCGGACGGGACGAGCGCGGTCGTCGCCGTCGCGCCGCCCGTCCGAATGATCGGCCTCGACTTCCTCGCCGGCTGCGCGGTGCCGCTCGCGTTCGTGACCGGCGACCGCGACCAGTTCTGCCCGCTCGCCGCGTTGGAGTCCGCTCGCGAGCGCTTCGCGCCGGCGAGCACGCTGGCGCTCGTTCCCGGCGCCGACCATTTCTTCGGCGCGCAGCTCGACGCGCTGGCCGCGCGCGTCGTCGACCTCGTGCGGACCACCTCCGCCTGA
- a CDS encoding class I SAM-dependent methyltransferase → MGTSGWNAHGRRSSASTRFRPVPDRELDAGELRRISTATLAHYDGSADSFWQATRDHDVRQNIEALLRHLPPGRRRVLDFGCGPGRDLAAFTALGHDAVGLDGARNFVAMARRFSGCEVLHQDFLALALAPESFDGVFANASFFHVPAQEMPRVLGALRTALRPGGVFFASNPHGANEEGWNRGRYGSYLDAPTWRRVVMAAGFTELEHYYRPAGLPRAQQPWLATVWRR, encoded by the coding sequence ATGGGGACCTCCGGATGGAACGCCCACGGCAGACGCTCGAGCGCGAGCACCCGATTCCGCCCCGTGCCTGACCGCGAGCTCGACGCCGGCGAGCTCCGCCGCATCAGCACGGCGACGCTCGCGCATTACGACGGCAGCGCCGATTCGTTCTGGCAGGCCACGCGCGACCACGACGTGCGCCAGAACATCGAGGCGCTGCTGCGCCATCTCCCCCCGGGACGGCGGCGCGTCCTCGACTTCGGCTGCGGTCCCGGCCGCGACCTCGCCGCGTTCACCGCGCTCGGCCATGACGCCGTCGGGCTCGACGGCGCGCGCAACTTCGTCGCGATGGCGCGGCGGTTCAGCGGCTGCGAGGTTCTACACCAGGATTTCCTGGCGCTCGCGCTCGCGCCCGAGTCGTTCGACGGCGTGTTCGCCAACGCGTCGTTCTTCCACGTGCCGGCGCAGGAGATGCCGCGCGTCCTCGGCGCGCTGCGCACCGCGCTCCGTCCCGGCGGCGTCTTCTTCGCGTCGAACCCGCACGGCGCGAACGAGGAAGGTTGGAACCGCGGCCGGTACGGCTCCTACCTCGATGCGCCGACGTGGCGTCGCGTCGTGATGGCGGCGGGCTTCACGGAGCTCGAGCACTACTACCGTCCGGCGGGCCTGCCGCGCGCGCAGCAGCCGTGGCTCGCGACGGTGTGGCGCCGCTAG
- a CDS encoding DNA topoisomerase IV subunit A, translated as MGPAVAPAIDADLKEAAEERYLNYALSVITSRALPDVRDGLKPVQRRILYSMYQNLRLTAGARPRKSAAIVGDVLGKFHPHGDVAAYEAMVRMAQDFALRYPLVQGEGNFGSLDGDGAAAMRYTEARLTALAEEMLDDLGSDTVPFRANYDSTLDEPIVLPSAIPQLLMNGSTGIAVGMATNVPPHNLKEIVAALVALIDDPKLAVKDLVKLVKGPDFPTGGEILNSKKELRDIYESGQGAVRLRGEYKVETGARGKKNVVVTSIPYTVNKSTLVEEIAAEIVARKLPLIVDVRDESTTDVRVVLELKPEASPEAAMAYLYKHTALQTNFNVNLTCLKPTTNPAVGQPARVTLRDLCREFLDFRMIVVTRRLEHEKRKLLERLHILEALAKIYDDLDAAIRIIRRSESRADAAEKLMKHFDLDQIQADAVLEIRLYQLAKLEIEKIRAEMAEKKKRLKEIEALLAKPKERWKLIRADLQRIDEKYGDKRRTTFAAGDELEYDPEAYVVHEDATVALSRDGWLKRVREVKDPSSTRLREGDALFALFPGSTRDRLVLFSTKGTIYVMRVADVPATTGYGEPVQSLLKFGDGERVVAARLIRDAGAAPGKSAAGEEAPAQAALPGIIELTEEVLTVLVATAKGYGFRAVPDVTETTRAGRKLARVGEGDEIVSVDAVHGPVCVVATAAGKMVRFALDDVPELAGPGRGVILMKPDKGADKIVGALALGKKDAFVAVTPDGGEREIAVGEVPAGKRAQKGQKVVKRGGVAALKHVEAEEK; from the coding sequence ATGGGTCCAGCCGTAGCACCAGCGATCGACGCCGATCTCAAGGAAGCCGCCGAGGAGCGCTACCTCAACTACGCGCTCTCGGTCATCACCTCGCGCGCGCTTCCCGACGTGCGCGACGGCCTCAAGCCCGTCCAGCGCCGCATTCTCTATTCGATGTACCAGAACCTGCGCCTCACGGCCGGAGCGCGGCCCCGCAAGTCCGCCGCGATCGTCGGCGACGTCCTCGGCAAGTTCCACCCGCACGGCGATGTCGCGGCGTACGAGGCGATGGTGCGCATGGCGCAGGACTTCGCGCTTCGCTACCCGCTGGTCCAGGGCGAAGGGAACTTCGGCTCGCTCGACGGCGACGGCGCGGCGGCGATGCGCTACACCGAGGCCCGCCTCACCGCGCTCGCCGAGGAGATGCTCGACGACCTCGGGTCGGACACGGTCCCCTTCCGTGCCAACTACGACTCGACGCTCGACGAGCCGATCGTCCTGCCCTCGGCGATCCCGCAGCTCCTGATGAACGGCTCGACCGGCATCGCGGTCGGCATGGCGACGAACGTCCCGCCGCACAACCTGAAGGAGATCGTCGCGGCTTTGGTGGCGCTGATCGACGACCCGAAGCTCGCGGTGAAGGATCTCGTGAAGCTCGTGAAGGGTCCCGACTTCCCGACCGGCGGCGAGATCCTGAACAGCAAGAAGGAGCTCCGCGACATCTACGAGAGCGGCCAGGGCGCCGTTCGCCTCCGCGGCGAGTACAAGGTCGAGACCGGCGCGCGCGGCAAGAAGAACGTCGTCGTCACGTCGATTCCCTACACGGTCAACAAGTCGACGCTCGTCGAGGAGATCGCGGCCGAGATCGTGGCGCGGAAGCTACCGCTCATCGTCGACGTGCGCGACGAGTCAACGACCGACGTGCGCGTCGTACTGGAGCTCAAGCCCGAGGCCTCGCCCGAGGCCGCGATGGCGTATCTCTACAAGCACACCGCCCTCCAGACGAACTTCAACGTCAACCTCACGTGCCTGAAGCCGACGACGAATCCCGCGGTCGGCCAGCCGGCGCGCGTCACGCTCCGCGATCTCTGCCGGGAGTTCCTCGACTTCCGGATGATCGTCGTGACGCGGCGGCTCGAGCACGAGAAGCGGAAGCTCCTCGAGCGTCTCCACATCCTGGAGGCGCTCGCCAAGATCTACGACGATCTCGACGCCGCGATCCGCATCATCCGGCGGTCGGAGTCGCGCGCCGACGCCGCCGAGAAGCTCATGAAGCACTTCGACCTGGACCAGATCCAGGCCGACGCCGTCCTCGAGATCCGGCTCTACCAGCTCGCCAAGCTCGAGATCGAGAAGATCCGCGCCGAGATGGCGGAGAAGAAGAAGCGCCTGAAGGAGATCGAGGCGCTGCTGGCGAAGCCGAAGGAGCGCTGGAAGCTGATCCGCGCCGACCTCCAGCGCATCGACGAGAAATACGGCGACAAGCGGCGCACGACCTTCGCCGCCGGCGACGAGCTCGAGTACGACCCCGAGGCCTACGTCGTGCACGAGGACGCGACCGTCGCGCTGTCGCGCGACGGTTGGCTGAAGCGCGTCCGCGAGGTGAAGGACCCTTCTTCTACCAGGTTGCGCGAAGGCGACGCGCTCTTCGCCTTGTTTCCCGGATCGACGCGCGATCGCCTGGTCCTCTTCTCGACCAAGGGCACCATCTACGTGATGCGCGTCGCCGACGTGCCGGCGACGACCGGCTACGGCGAGCCCGTGCAGTCGCTGCTCAAGTTCGGCGACGGCGAGCGCGTGGTCGCGGCGCGCTTGATTCGCGACGCGGGCGCCGCGCCCGGGAAGTCCGCGGCCGGTGAAGAAGCGCCGGCGCAGGCCGCGCTCCCCGGCATCATCGAGCTGACCGAAGAGGTGCTGACGGTGCTCGTCGCGACGGCCAAGGGCTACGGCTTCCGCGCCGTCCCCGACGTGACCGAAACGACCCGCGCCGGCCGGAAGCTCGCGCGGGTCGGCGAGGGGGACGAGATCGTGAGCGTCGACGCCGTGCACGGGCCGGTCTGCGTCGTCGCGACGGCCGCCGGCAAGATGGTGCGCTTCGCGCTCGACGACGTGCCCGAGCTCGCCGGCCCCGGGCGCGGCGTCATCCTGATGAAGCCCGACAAGGGCGCCGACAAGATCGTCGGCGCGCTCGCGCTCGGGAAGAAGGACGCGTTCGTCGCGGTCACGCCCGACGGCGGCGAGCGCGAGATCGCGGTAGGCGAGGTGCCGGCCGGCAAGCGCGCGCAGAAGGGCCAGAAGGTCGTGAAGCGCGGCGGGGTCGCGGCCCTGAAGCACGTCGAGGCGGAGGAGAAGTAA